In Deltaproteobacteria bacterium, the sequence GCCCTCGGCGGTGGCGAGCACGAGCGGCCCGCCCTTGGCCCCCGGGCCCTTGCCGTCGCGGGCGAGCTGCCGCAGCAGCAGCTCGGTGCGCGCGATCTGATCGCCGATGACGATCGCGACCTTGGGCGACAGCGACCCGAGCAGAGGGTCGGTGGTCGGCGCGAAGCTGGTGGTCGTCTCGGCGTAGGTGAACGACTTCGGCTTCGCGAAGCCGACCTGCGTGGCGCGGTCGGCCGCCGCCGCGGTGACCCGTCGGCCGTAGCCGTTGTCGGGCACCAGCACCACCACGCGCTGGGCCCCGTGGCTGCGCGCGACGTCGATCAGCGCGGCCACGCGACGCTCGAGCGACGGCGCCGCGCCGCCGACCTCGGCGACCGGCTCGCCTGGGGTGACCAGGCGGGCGGCATCGCCGATGCGGGCCTTGGCCGCGCGCACGTTGGCGGCCCCCAACGGCCCGACGATCACGTTGGCCCCCGCAGCCACCAGCGCGGCCGCGCCCGCGGCGGCGCCATCGGCATCGCTGCCGGAGTCCTGCCACAGCACGTCGACCAGCCCGGGTGCACGCGCCGAGAGTTGATCGAGCGCGACCTCGGCCGCGGCCAGCTGGGTGTCGGCGAGCGCCGCGAGCGGGCCGGTGCGCGGCAGCAGCATGCCGATGCGCAGCGGCTCGGCCCGGCAGCGCTCCACCCACGGCGGGACCTCGCCGGCGGGCGCGGTGCCGGCGAGCGCATCGAGGCACTGCCGCGCCGCACCGCGCTGGCTGCCCGCGCGCTCGGCCACCGCGGCGCGGCCGATCGAGGTCGCGAGCGCCCCGAGGCGACGCTCGGCGAACGCCGCCGCCGCGTCCTCGGTCTCGATCATCGCGCGCCACTGCGCGTACTGGACCAGCGCCTCGGGGTGTCGTCCGGCGCGGTCGAGCCCGATCGCCTGCAATGCCGCGCGCTCGAGCGGCACCACGACGCCCTCGCGGGCCAGCGCCGGCTCCTCGAGCAGCACCAGCCCGCGCGCCGGATCACCGCTGCGGATCATCGAGCGCACGCGCGACAGCGACAGCGCCGAGATCGCGTCGGGCGAGCCGTCGCCGGCCGCGGCCGCGGCCGCGAGGATCTGATCGGTCATCTGGATCGCTTCGGTGTCGTGGCCGAGCGCGTAGGCGTGGCGTGCACGGGCTTGGATCGCCCACATCCGCAGCTCGAGCGGCGGACCGGCGGCGAGCAGTCGGTCGGCCGCCGCGCGGACCTCGTCGGCCGCGGGATCGCGCGCGAGCGCGTCCTGCAGCGCGCGCCAGTCGTCCGCGTAGGCCGGCGCGACCTCGGTGGGCCCGTTGCCGCGGAAGTCGCCCAGGTACACCGGCGTGGTGGTGCTGCCCTGGCCGTGCCCCGGTCGGCAGGCGAGCACGAGCGCAGCGGTGCCCCACGCAGCGACGAGGCGTCGCAGTCGGCGGCGGCGAAGAACAACCAACACCCGCATGGCCAGCCAGTTTAGGCGGTGCGGGCTCGGAGCACGAAAAGAACGGCGCGTCAGCGTGGGCCCCCGGGGTCGACCCCGTCGCCATGGTATATGAAGCACGACGATGAGCGCACCCGACGAGCAGGACGCACCCGACGCAGGATTCGGCGAGGCGAGCCGCTACGCGGCGCACATCGACCGTGGTTGGGCGCTGCTCGACAAGGGCGAGCTCTCGGCCGCGCGCACCAGCGTCGCCCACGCGCAGGACGTACGACCCGACGAGCCCGACGCCGCGCTCCTGCTCGGCGCGATCGCCCTGGGTGAGGGCAACGCCAACGAGGCCCTGCGCTGCTACGAGCGGGCCATCGAGCTCGACCCCGAGTACCTCGAGCCGTACGCCGCGGCGGCCGCGGTGTGCCTCTACGACCTCGACGAGCCACTGCGTGGCCTGCGTTACGTCAGCGACGCGCTCGAGCTCGAGGAGCTCGCGCCGCTCGAGGCGCTCGACCTCAACCTGCTGGCGGCCGAGTGCGAGCTCGCCAGCGACGACGTGATCGGCGCCCGCGATCGCCTGCGCGAGCTGGGTGGCATGGACGTGCTGCACCTGGCGCTCGAGCTGCGCAGCAGCGGCGCCGAGCCGGGTGGCGACGACGCGGCCTCGAAGCTCGGCGACGCCACCACCCGCGCCGCGGCGTGGGAGTTCCTCGCCTTTGATCCCGAGGGCGAGCCGCTCGAGGACGAGGAGCGGGCCGAGCGGGGCCAGCGGGCCATCGCGCTGGCGCTGCGCGCCGCGCAGCTGTGGATCGACGCCGACTTGGTCGAGCCCGCGCGGACGCTGCTGCGCCGCGTCGTCGGATGGTTCCCGCGCGATGCCGAGGCGTGGAGCCTGCTGGCCGAGGTCGAGTTCCGCACCGGCGCGCCGCTCGAGGCCGCCCGCGCCGGGCTGCGCACGGTCGAGCTCGACGCCGAGGTGCCGCTGCCCGACTGGACCCCGTCGACCGCGGTCGTGCACCGACGCGTGGTCGGCACCATCAGCAGCTGCGGCGATCCCCTGCTGGCGAGCCTGATGGACGGCCCGGGCGCGCCGGCGATCCTCGTGCGCGACCTGCCGCCGTCGGAGCTCGTGCTCGAGGGCGTGAGCCCGCGGGTCACCGTCATCGCGACCGCCTCGCGCGGCGCCGACGGTCCCGGGGCCGAGCCGCCCGAGCTCACCGGGCTGGCGGTGTATCGCAAGAACATCGCCCGCCTCGTGCGCGACACCGAAGCGTTCGACGACGAGCTGCGGCTGTGCGTGCTCGAGGAGCTGGCTGGCTTCTTCGCGCTGCCGACCCGTGCGCGGCGCAACCTCGGCCTCGATCCCATCGAGGCGCCGATGCGCGCGCTGCCCGATCGCGCCGACGACACGCTCGTGGAGAGCAAGCCCCCGCGCCGCAAGGGGCCCCGCAAGCGCAAGGACTAGTCCCTCGACACAGGGATTGTGACGGGCCATGACACCGCCCTGACCGCGCCTCGCTGCGTTGCCGCACCTTGAAATACGCCCGGTATTCCGGCGGCACGGCGCCTTGCGGAGTCGCGGCCATGACGGCGTTCTGACCCATCACTATCCCTGTGTCGAGGGACTAGCAGCTTCGACGGCGGAATGCGGGAACCATTGGCCCGCGGGAGCGAGCAACGCCGCGGGGCGAGGAACGAGACCGCGACGTGACGAGCACTCCGAGACGAAACCGTGGACCCGCGATCGTGCTGGCGATCGCCATCGTCGGCGCCCTGCTGTGGTGGTGGCAGCGAGGGCGCATCGCAACCCCGGACGATGGCGACGGCAGCGAACCCGCGATCGCCGAGCGCGACGGGCGGGCGGGATGGCGCCCGGCCGGCGCCACCGAAGCACCGGCGCCGATCGATCTGCGTGCGCCCCCGTGGCTGCGCACGGCCGCCAGCATCGCGGGCTTCGTGCGCGACGAGGCCGGCCACGGCATCGCCGGCGCGCAGGTCTGCGCGAAGGCCTCGGGCCCACGCCTGCCCTCGGAGGTCACCGCGGAGCCGCGCTGCACGAGCTCGGGCTCGACCGGCGCGTACCTCCTCGACGCACTGCCGCCGGTGCGCGTCGAGGTCAGCGCATCGGCACCGACCTACCAGCCGGGCCAACATCAACCCGCCGATCGACGCCGGGACTTCGTCGAGCTCACGCCCGGCCAGGCCCGCGGTGGCATCGACATCGTGCTTCGCAGCGGCGGCGTGGAGGTCCACGGCGTCGTGAAGGATCTCGCCGGTGGTGTCATCGAAGGCGCACTGGTGTCGTCGCGCGGCGCGTGGTGGGGCAACGGTGGCAGCCGCGGTGCGGCGTGGGCCCGCAGCGATGACGAGGGCCGCTTCTCGCTGTGGCTGGCCCCGGGAGAGCAGCGGCTATGGGCAACCGCCGAAGGCTACGCCGACGCCCATCAAGGCGGCGTCGCACCCGGCTTCACGTTCGAGCTGCGGCTGTCGCCCGAGTCGGTGCTCGCCGGGCGTGTGATCGACGTCGACGGCACCGCCGTCGCCGATGCCGAGGTGACGCCCGGGGGCGAGGACGTCTGGGGCGACGCACGCACGCTCACCGACGCCGAGGGCCGCTTTCGCCTCACGCGGCTCGAGCCCGGGCGCTACAAGCCCATGGCCCGCCACGCCCGTGGCGTCGGACAGGTCGGCAACAGCGTGCGCCTCGGCGTCGGCGAGACCCGCGAGGGGCTCGCGATCACCGTGCATCCGGCCGCCAGCGTCCGCGGCCGCGTCGTCATCGCGGGCGAGCAGCCGACGCCGTGCGACCTCGCGTCGGTGTCGCTGCAGGGTGAGCACGCCGGCAACGCCGGCGACGCCGCCACGACCGCGGACGGCGAGGTCGAGATCCCCGGCCTGTTGCCCGACACCTACCGCGTGCAGGTGCGCTGCGAGGGCAAGCTCGCGCGACCCAAGTACGAACCCATCGTGCTCGCCGACGCCGACAGCGAGGGCCACGTGTGGGAGGTCGACGCCGGCGCGGCGCTGCGGGGTCGTGTGCAGGACGCCAGCGGCGCGGCGGTCCCGGGCGCCTCGCTGTGGGCCGCGCCGGCCGACAACGCCGGCCGTGGCCAGCAGGCCTTCGCCGCGGCCGTGAGCGATCCGTCCGACGGGAGCTTCGAGCTCGCCGGGCTGCTGCCGGGGCGCTACGACCTGCACGTCAGCGCGGATGGCTTCGTCGAATCGGTGCCGCCGCCGCAGGCGACGATCCCCGAGACCGGCGACGGCGACATCACCCTCACGCTGCAGCGCGGCGGCGTGATCGAGGGCCGGGTGGTCGACGAGCACGGCCAAGCGGTCGCGGGAGCGACCGTGCGGGTATCGGGTCTGCGGTGGCGCAACAGCGCCAGCACCGGCGACGACGGCCACTTCCGCATCGACGCGGTCGAGGCCGGTGAACACCGGGTGTTCGCGACCGAGGACTGGCAGGCGCAGATGCGGGCGCCGGGCAGCAGCGACGACGACGTCCAGGGCGAGCGTGTGACGGTGCGCGATGGCGAGGTCGCGCGCGTCGAGCTCCGCGTCGAGTCGCAATCGGGTCGCATCCGCGGACGCGTCGTCGATGACACCGGCGGCCCCGTCGACGATGCGTTCTTGACCTCGACACGCGAGAGCGACAGCGCCGCCACTGCGGCTGCGGGCAACCGCGAGCGCGCGCGCTGGGGTGGCTGGGATCGACCGCCGGTGCTGACCGACGCCGATGGCGAGTTCACGCTCGAGCAGCTGGCGGCGGGCAAGCACACCATCGTCGCGATGCGCAAAGGCGGCGGCGAAGGTGTCGTCGAGCACGTCGAGGTCGGCAGCACCGGCGTGGTCGTGACGATCGCGGCGGGTGGCCGCATTGCGGGCACCGTCGGCTCGAGCAGCGGCGCCAGCCCGACGCGATTCACCATCCACGCCAGCGACGATGCCCAGGGCATCGCCCGCAGCGAGACCTTCTTCCACGCCGGCGGCACCTGGAGCATCGACGACCTACCGCCGGGCAAGTATCAGGTCCGCGCCGAGTCGGACGATGGCTCGGCGCAGACCGAGGTTGCGCTCGCCGCTGGCGAGGTGAAGTCCGGCGTGAAGCTCGAGCTCACGCCCTTGGTGGACGTCCGCGGCACGGTCGTCGACCTCGAGACCGGCGAGCCCGTCGCGGGTCTCCAGGTGCTCATCTCGGCCCGCGCGGGCGGGTTCTCGTTCTCGTTCGGCCAAGACGGCGAGCGTGAGAACGTCACCGACGACGGCGGCGCGTTCACGGTCGAGCACGCGCCGTCGGGCAAGGTCACGATCATGGTGGTGCCGCGCAGCTTCGGCGGCGACACGCCGTACGGCTGGACCCGCATCGCCGCGCAGATCCCCGGCGACGCCGCGTCCTACGAGCTGCCCCCGTTGCGGGTCGCGAAGCGCCGGACCAAGCGGGGCCAACGCCCAGGCGACCTCGGCTTCGAGCTGGCCGAGTCGCCGCCCGATCAGGTCGACGAAGCGGTCACGAAGACCGTCGCGGTGGTGCGGCCGCGTGGGCCGGCGGCGGTGGCGGGGCTCGCCGTCGGCGACGAGATCGTCGCGGTCGACGGCCACGACGTGCGCGGCGTCGAGGGTTATCGCTACCCTGCCCTCGTCGGGATCCCCGAGGGCCAGCGCGTCACGCTCGAGCTCGCGGGCGGACGCACGGTTGCGATCGTCGCGGGTCCGCCGATCTGACGCGCGCCGCTCACGAGCTGCACCACAGCGCGCCGGGGCCCGCGAGCCACACCCGCGGGCCGTCGAGCGCCGGCGGACAGCTCGGCGCCTGCGCCAGCGCGACCCGCCCGAGTGTGCGGCCGCGGCGATCGACGCGCTCGAGCGCATCGGCGGCCGCGATCGCGGCTGCGTCGCCTGCGATCGCCGCCATGCGATCGCGGCCGTCGTCGTGCACCCACGCCAACGCGCCCGCGGCCACGCACGCCAGCCCGCGGCCGACCACGAGCACCGCACCGGGCGGCCACACGAGCACGTGCTCGGCGGCGAACGGCACCACCACCCTCGCTCGCTCGCGACCGCGGCGATCGAGCTGCACCACCGTCGTCGTCCACGCCGGCGTCGGCAGACCATCGTCGTAGCCACGCGCCCAGCGGCCGCGGCCCGCGTCGGCGCACAGCAGCGTGACGCCTTCGTCGTCGCCGGTGATCGCGTAGGGCCGCGGCGCGACGGTGGTCTCGAACGACACCGGAATCGGATCGACGCCGGCACGCGCCGACGCCAAACCGACCACGCGCCCTTCATCGAACGCGAGCACCACCTCGCCGTCGTCGCGGCGGGCCCCGACGCCGCGACCGTCGACCGCGACGCTCTGGCGGGCCGCGGCGCCGTCACCCCGCCACGCGCGGCGCTGCACGAACATGGTCGCCGGTCGGGCTCGACCCGCAAGTGCGGCGACCGTGGTCCAACCGTGGTCGTCGACGTGCAGCACCTGCTCGTCGACGCCGGCGTCGTGGTAGAGGCCACCGCCGGCGAGCTTGCGCTGCAGCCGACCGGCGCGATCGTAGAGGCCACCGCCCAGCAGCAACGCGTGATCGCGGCGCGCACCGAGGGCGGTGCCGTGCACGTCGGCGCCGAGGGTGTGCACGTCGTCGCCGTCGACGGCGACCGCGAAGCCCGAGCCGACCACCCACGCACGGCCAGGGCCCGACGGCACGATCTGCTGCGGCACGCCGAGGCCCGCGGGCAACGCGATGCGCCGCGCCGACGCGCGCGCACCGAGCGACGGCGAGGCCCGCGACGTCGCACCGCGGCGACACGACAGCAACGTCGCGAGGCCTGCCAGCAGCACCACGCGGCGCGATGTCAGGCCCGGATCACGCATGGCTCACCGGCACGATCCACGTGCGACTCGCGGTCGCCAGGCACATCGCGCCATCGGGTCCGATCGCCGGGGGTGTCACGACCGACTCGGGCAGATCGAACCGCTGCAGCATCGCACCGTCGGCATCGACGAGGCCCAGGTGCGGCCCGAGCCCGAGCGCGAGCGTGCCGTCGGCGAACGCGGTGCCGTACGCCTGCTGCGTCGGCGCTCGCTGCCAGCGCACGCGGCCACCCTCGACGCACACGATGCCCTGCCCCAGCAGCGCGACGCGGTCGACGCCACACGACACCGGTGGCTGCAGCACCGCGAGCTCCACCACCACGCACCAGCGCAGCCCGCCGTCGGCATCGAGCGCACGCACCTCGGTGTGCCACGTCGCCTCGAACGCCCGCGCCCCCAGCCCCGCGAGTCGCCCCTGCACGGCCGCACCCGACGGCACGACGCGATCGATTGCGCTGCACAGCACGAAGCCATCGCCGAGCGCGGCTGCGGCGTAGGGCGTGTGGGGCAGCTCGAGCGACGCGATGATCTGCGGAGTGCGTGAACGCGGATCGCTTGGGTCCGCCAGCACGAACGCGTGGCCATCGTCGCCGGCCATCAGGATGCGCCGGCCCGAGCGCGCCACGCTGGCCCGCCCACGCCGCTCGAAGCTCCACCGTGGGGCTTGCTCGTCGTCGCTGCGCGAGCGATTCGGGCGCACCACCACCGCGGTGGTGAGACCGCGCTGCCAGGTGGACAGCTGCACCGCGCAGATCCACAGGTCGTCCTCGAGCGCGCCCAGGCGCTGCTCGGCGTGCAGCCCGAACGCGCCCAGCGGCCGCAGAATCTCCGGCTCGTCGCGTGGGTGCGCGCGCAGGCGATTGCCCAGCCGCACGCCGTCGCCGTCGTGCAACGCCGCCGACGCGACGCCCTGCGCCCGCAACGTGAGCGTGCCGGTGGCATCGACCAGCGTCAGCGCATCGCCGAAGCACAGCCCCCAGCGCGGCCCCGCGGCGATCACCACCGCGTCGGGGCCGACCGGCAGCGGCGCCAGATCGGGCGGCACCAGCGGCTCGACGTGTTGGTAGCGCGCGGGCAGCACTGCGACCTGCGAGGCCCGACCGGCGCCCGCCAGCGGCTCGCTCGAGCAGGGCGGCAGCGTCACAGCGGCACCACCTTGCTGGTGCGACCGAAGGTGTTGGCGAACCATTGGTTCACCGGCGCGAAGTCGCCGGCCTTCAGCTTGCCGTTGTCGCGGGCGTCGAACACCGCCTGCGTCGGTGACAGCGCGTAGCGGGTCAAGAAGTGCCCGACATCGCCCTTGCGGATCGTCAGCGCATGCGGCGTCTTGCTGGCATCACGGACGCGGTTGCCCTTGCGGACCCGCACGACGATGTCGGCGTTGCCGATGACCTCGTCCTTGCCGTTGTCGAGCTTGGTCGGTCGCGACTCGATCTCGCAGCGCGGCTGCACGATGATCACGACCCGCTGCAGCCACGGGCCGCTCGACTCGATCATGAAGTGCGGGCAGGTCTCGCGATCGACGTAGGGGCCGGCGAACTCGTCGAACATCAGCTCCCAGCGGTCCTTCTCGTCGTCGATCGAGTCGTCGAACGAGAACCAGTACTTGCTGGTCACCACCAAGACGCCATCGAAGGGCGCCGTTCGCATGGCGGTACCCGGCGGCGTGACGATCATGCCGCGGGTGTCCTCGTCGTCACCCGCGAGGAACAGGAACGTACTCACGCGACCGACGCTGCCGCCCAGCGAGGTCCACGGCGTGGGGTGATCGCCGAAGCCGGTCGCGCCGCTGGGCAGCGTGTACTTGAACCGCGTGCCACCGACCACCGCCTCGGCCCGCAACGGCAGCTGAGCCTTGACCCACTTGAACGCAGTGGTCGCCGCGAGCGACACGAGATCGTTCACGTGGGGCCAGAGGTACCGCAGCCGCGGCACCTTGTTGGAGTTCATCATCGCGGTCTGGTCGAGCTCGAACGGCCGCTCGCGGCCAGAGAACGCGCCGACCTGGCCGAACACGCCATCGGGCGGCGTGAGGTGCTCGATGTACTCGTCGGGCAGGTCCATCGAGTGGCCGAGCTCGTGCGCGAGCGTGAAGTGCTGGCCCTCGACGTTGTCGTAGCGGTCCTTCGTGGCCCCACCGCGGGGCGCGAACTCCATGACCGCAGGTGCCGGCGGATTGGGGTCGACCGGCTTGGCGTGCAGCTCATGGCCGCTGTGCATGAACAGCTCCATCGGATCTCCGCCGGTGGCGCGCCCGGGCTGGGGATGCACGTGGATGCCGATCTTGGTGTCGGTGCCGCCGCCGTGCTCGACGCGGTCGGCTTGTTCACGGGTGCCGAAGTGGGCGCGCACCCGCAGCACCGTGGTATCCGCGGTGAGGCCGGCGTCCGGCACGATCGCGTAGTCCTTGTGCGGGCTCGGCATCGCGGGGTTGCCCGGATGGCCCTGACTCCAGACCGCTGCCGCCGCGCTCATCAGACCCTCGGTGCGGGGCACGCCGACCGTCTTGGCGGGGTTGCTGCCGGACTTGTCGTCGTCGGCGTCGACCGCCGTCACGAAGGTGGGCACGTAGCACAGCACGTGGGCCAGCCGCGCCGTCACGCCGCCAAAGGCGTGGGTGAGCCAGCGCGTATCGAGCACGTGGACCTCGCAGCGCCACTTCGAGATGCCGATCTGCACGCGTGCCGCGCGAGCGCCAACCAACGGCTGCAGGCCCTGCAGCCCATGCATGCGCTGGTGGTCGACGCTGAAGATGCGACCGCCGTACTCGATCGCCCGCGTGAGCTGCTCGAAGCCCTTGCCCGCGACATGAAACGCCTCCTCGGCGCGCAGCGGCTGACGCTCGAACGGGATGGTCGAGTACGGCATCGTCGCGCCGCCGACCGTCGCCGGCGAACGGACCGCCAGCAACGAGTCGAGCACACACATGCGCTTGGAGGTCAACGTCCACTTGCCGTCGGCGCCCACCCCCAGGGCATGCAGGCCGTTGCCGGTCACCACGAGGTCGTCGAGATGGAAGCACAGCGGCTTGTCGGCGGTGCCGCCTTCGTGGCGAAGATCGGCGAACGTCTTGCGCGTCTTGGCGCTCGCCTCGCCCGGCCCCACCCACGCATCGTGCCCCAGCGACGACCACGTGGACGGCAGTGGGTAGTGACTCGCGAGCAGCACGGTGTCGAGCGTGGTCTCGGTGCGGAGCTTGCCGTCGGCGTAGGCGAACAGCGTGGTCTCGGGGCTCGCGAACGCGAAGGTGAGCTCAGGCAGGTCTTCCTTGCGGCCGGCGTGCACGACATAGATCGCGCCGCCCTCCAGCGTCACCGAGCTGCCGCCGCAGCGCTCGCCGTAGCGGGGATGCGAGGTCAGCAGCAGCCCCTGCGGCACACATCGGTCGGCCTTCGCGACCGGGTCGTAGCAGTGCAGCTGCACGTACGAGCGCAGCCACTGGTGATCGATCTGCACCGTCCACGGGCTGCTGCGACTGCCGTGGGGCTGCAGCTCGCTGGTCTTCAGCAGGCCGGTCGAGGCGAAGTCGGCGGCCGCCGGTGGGCTCTGCGCGAACCCACCGGTGGCGGCCTTGCGGACGCTCGACCACAGCGGGATGCGCAACAGCTTGCGTGGCGTCACCAACATCAAGCTGTGGTCCTGCTCGACCGCGTCGGTCGTCACCCATGCCTTGGTCTCGAGATCGATCCACGCCTCGCCCCGCAGCGCGTAGCTGTCCGAGTCCGGCAGGCCGTCGAAGATCGGGATGAGGAACAGCTCCCAGGTCGCGTCGGGCGCGACACCGGTGAGGTCGGGCTCGAAGATGGTCGAGATGCCGTCGGCGTCGGCGTTGGTGCCCTCGGCGAAGACCGTGCCGTCGTGGGCGATCGCGAAGCGATGCGGGGGCAGCGGCGCGTCCTTGCCCGCGATCGGATCGAAGAACTTGCCGGCCAGCACGAACAATGCCCGGCGCAGGTAGATGAGCTCGGCACTGCCGGGCGCACGCTCGCCGAGCTCGGTGGGAAACGCGGAGAAGACGTCGTCGGCCATCGCGTGCGCTATCGGGTGGCACCCGGATCGCTCGGATCGGGCGCCGCCGGCGGTGGTGCGTGGAGGATCGCCCACAGCCGCGGCATGCGGAGCAGGTCGAGCGGACGCGACAGCTCCGAGATGAGGTGGAACGGGGTGTGCTCGAAGATCGCGTAGGGCTCGGCCACGCCCTCGACGCGCAGGCGGTACTTGGCGGCGTCGGGCACGTGGGTGAAGTGCAGCTCGACCATCGCCGGCGCGGCGGGATCGGGCGGCGTGTCGGGTTGCTCGGGATCGTCGCTGGGAGTGCCCTCGGCGACGACCTCGCGGGCGTCGCCGGCGAGCGCCTGGGTCTGCGAGAACGCGACCGCGGGGGTATCGTCGTCGGGCATGTCCTGCGCCTCGAGCACGAAGCTGTGGCCGAGCCCATCGGCGGTTTTCAGATCGAAGAAGAAGCGCACGATGACGTCGTGGGCCAGGTCGGCACCGCCCGCCGACTGACAGCACGACGCGACCTCGCGATAGAACGAGCAGCGGTAAAACGGCGGCTCGGCGTCGGCCGCCGGCGGCGGGTCGAGCGTGCCCTTGCAGGCGTCGATGCTGCCGAGCACGCACGGCGGCGCCTGCGGCTGTGCGGCGGGGTCGAACACGAACACCACTGCGCGCCGGCTCTCGCGGTCCTTCACCGACAGCGACAGTGGGTTGTACTCGCCGCAGCCCATGAACGGCGCGTCACCGACCTTGGCGATCCGCGCGACATCGACCGGTTCACGCCCGATGAGCTTGGCGTAGGCGAAGAACAGCTGCTCGCGCGTGGCCGCGTCGATCGTGCTGTCGTCGGGCAGATCGGCCTGCTCGGCCGGCACGCTCGGGTAGTCCTTGCGCTTGAACCGGCGCACCGCCTGCTTGGTCTTGCTGCCGTTGTCGCCGTCCTCGCCCAGGGTGTTGCCGGCGTCGTCGGTGCAACCGAGTGCGTTCAGCATGTGCTGCACCTCGCGCGTGCCCCACGACTCCGACCACGGCGAGCCCTTGGGTTCGCCCTTCCACAGCGCGTCCCAGCGCGCGAAGTCGTGGGTGAAGACCGCGAAGATCGCCTCGGCGCGCCGTTCACTGAGGCGCTTGTTGAGCTTGTCGGAGCCCGAGATGTCGGTGTGGCCGAAGATCCACGCCAGCTGGCCGTCGTCTTGGTGGAGCTCCTGGGCGATCGCCGCCATCGGCACGATGCCCTCGCGCCGCACGAAGCTGCGTCCGAAGTCGAAGGTCACCGCTGCGATCTCGCGACACGAGAATCGCGGCAGGATCACCAGCGTGGTCCGCAGCTCCCGCTTGCAGCGCACCGGATCGAAGTGATCGTCGAGCACCTCGAACTCGGCGGGTGCCTCCGCGGTCGACTCGGGCAGCACTGGCTCGCGCGGCTGCTGCCAGCGCGGCTTCAGCTTGTCGCGCAAGCGCGAGGGGTTCTTGACCCGCGCGAGCGCCTGCCCGCCCTCCATGCCGTCGAGTCGGGCCACGCCGTCGCCGTCGGTGGTGACGGTCTGGGTCTCGCCCAGCACCTCGAACTCGATCTCGACGCCGTCGATCGCATCGCCGACCTCATCGACCACCCGCAGCTCGAACCATGTCGTCGTCGGCGGCGGCGGCTCCGGCGGCGGGTCGTCGTCGAACGGGCTGATGAGCCCATCGCCGAGCCGTGGCGACCACAGCCGCGGGCGCTCCTGCGCGGTGAGGTGCAGCTGGCCGTTGCGCAGGTGATGCTCGAGCCCGTCGCGCACGATCGACTCGGCGCGCCCCTGCGCGGGATCCGGCGGCTCCGTGCGTGCGACCGCGCGATAGACCCGCTCGATGACGTCGCGGACACCGTGATCGTCGCCGCCGTAGGCCTCGGCGAGCAGCTCGTCGAGCAGCGCCCGCGACTGCGCGACCCCATCGATTGCGCGCGCGCCCGCCAGCAGCTCGATCTCCACCACGTGGTGGAACGTCCTCGCGGTCCAGCTGCGCAGCGTGTGGCCCACGGATTTCGAGGATACGCCACGGCGCGCGGGGCCGACAGCGCGCCGCCGCAGTCCCGACGCTTAATCCCTCACGTCGTGGTGAGCCGGGCACTCGCGGCGTCGCTTGCTATGCTGGTGGAGATGCCGCAGGGACGCGTCACGCTGCTCGGCCCGCTGGTGCTGGTGGGCTGCTTCACCTTCAGCCCGCTCGACCCCGACGCCGACAGCGGCGGTGCCGAGGTCGGCGACGCCACCCCGACCCCGGGTGTGTGCCAGCCCGGCTGCAGCGTCTCGGCCGACTGTGTGGCCGCCGGCCAAGATGCCACCGGCTGGACCTGCAGCGTGGGCGCCTGCCGCTACG encodes:
- a CDS encoding ABC transporter substrate-binding protein — protein: MRVLVVLRRRRLRRLVAAWGTAALVLACRPGHGQGSTTTPVYLGDFRGNGPTEVAPAYADDWRALQDALARDPAADEVRAAADRLLAAGPPLELRMWAIQARARHAYALGHDTEAIQMTDQILAAAAAAGDGSPDAISALSLSRVRSMIRSGDPARGLVLLEEPALAREGVVVPLERAALQAIGLDRAGRHPEALVQYAQWRAMIETEDAAAAFAERRLGALATSIGRAAVAERAGSQRGAARQCLDALAGTAPAGEVPPWVERCRAEPLRIGMLLPRTGPLAALADTQLAAAEVALDQLSARAPGLVDVLWQDSGSDADGAAAGAAALVAAGANVIVGPLGAANVRAAKARIGDAARLVTPGEPVAEVGGAAPSLERRVAALIDVARSHGAQRVVVLVPDNGYGRRVTAAAADRATQVGFAKPKSFTYAETTTSFAPTTDPLLGSLSPKVAIVIGDQIARTELLLRQLARDGKGPGAKGGPLVLATAEGISESAASVGHEVLGGLFVAPTATASGEGQAFAEAYARRQGEPAPDHALLVFRALALALDGGAQASAQPVVIVRVQGGKLVVEDAPTG
- a CDS encoding carboxypeptidase regulatory-like domain-containing protein produces the protein MTSTPRRNRGPAIVLAIAIVGALLWWWQRGRIATPDDGDGSEPAIAERDGRAGWRPAGATEAPAPIDLRAPPWLRTAASIAGFVRDEAGHGIAGAQVCAKASGPRLPSEVTAEPRCTSSGSTGAYLLDALPPVRVEVSASAPTYQPGQHQPADRRRDFVELTPGQARGGIDIVLRSGGVEVHGVVKDLAGGVIEGALVSSRGAWWGNGGSRGAAWARSDDEGRFSLWLAPGEQRLWATAEGYADAHQGGVAPGFTFELRLSPESVLAGRVIDVDGTAVADAEVTPGGEDVWGDARTLTDAEGRFRLTRLEPGRYKPMARHARGVGQVGNSVRLGVGETREGLAITVHPAASVRGRVVIAGEQPTPCDLASVSLQGEHAGNAGDAATTADGEVEIPGLLPDTYRVQVRCEGKLARPKYEPIVLADADSEGHVWEVDAGAALRGRVQDASGAAVPGASLWAAPADNAGRGQQAFAAAVSDPSDGSFELAGLLPGRYDLHVSADGFVESVPPPQATIPETGDGDITLTLQRGGVIEGRVVDEHGQAVAGATVRVSGLRWRNSASTGDDGHFRIDAVEAGEHRVFATEDWQAQMRAPGSSDDDVQGERVTVRDGEVARVELRVESQSGRIRGRVVDDTGGPVDDAFLTSTRESDSAATAAAGNRERARWGGWDRPPVLTDADGEFTLEQLAAGKHTIVAMRKGGGEGVVEHVEVGSTGVVVTIAAGGRIAGTVGSSSGASPTRFTIHASDDAQGIARSETFFHAGGTWSIDDLPPGKYQVRAESDDGSAQTEVALAAGEVKSGVKLELTPLVDVRGTVVDLETGEPVAGLQVLISARAGGFSFSFGQDGERENVTDDGGAFTVEHAPSGKVTIMVVPRSFGGDTPYGWTRIAAQIPGDAASYELPPLRVAKRRTKRGQRPGDLGFELAESPPDQVDEAVTKTVAVVRPRGPAAVAGLAVGDEIVAVDGHDVRGVEGYRYPALVGIPEGQRVTLELAGGRTVAIVAGPPI